In a single window of the Gossypium hirsutum isolate 1008001.06 chromosome D02, Gossypium_hirsutum_v2.1, whole genome shotgun sequence genome:
- the LOC107908275 gene encoding uncharacterized protein translates to MESSKRKGFFFKGKLAKSLSRVTKPRATTAHQQCSKVVPYSYANSNQPTDSHEQMSVPSSMLKVSYARLIRPPSFYDQNMYANERWGVGDENVDFKATSFISIVRERFKLDRVD, encoded by the coding sequence ATGGAGTCCTCTAAGAGGAAGGGTTTTTTTTTCAAAGGCAAGTTAGCCAAGTCATTGTCTCGAGTGACCAAGCCACGAGCCACCACTGCTCATCAGCAATGCAGCAAGGTGGTTCCCTATTCCTATGCTAACTCCAACCAACCAACTGATTCCCATGAGCAAATGAGTGTTCCATCCTCAATGCTGAAGGTATCCTATGCGAGGTTGATCAGGCCACCCAGTTTTTACGACCAGAATATGTATGCAAATGAGAGATGGGGTGTTGGCGATGAAAATGTGGATTTCAAGGCCACTAGCTTTATTTCAATCGTTCGAGAACGCTTTAAGCTTGACAGAGTTGATTGA